The following coding sequences lie in one Rothia sp. SD9660Na genomic window:
- a CDS encoding deoxyguanosinetriphosphate triphosphohydrolase, giving the protein MSSTFTPEQAPTPGYSAADAERWVPEHHKFVYRSPFERDRARVLHSSALRRLGAKTQVVDPDTDDFVRTRLTHSLEVAQIGRELGRMLGCDPDVVDTACLSHDLGHPPFGHNGETALDRLAADAGGFEGNAQTLRLLTRLEPKVIRHDGGSAGLNLTRASLDATCKYPWTRSQAPVRTDGKPNRKFGVYADDLPVFEWLRAGAAEAGATPTQKCLEAQVMDLADDISYSVHDVEDAVFGGHVQLDDLKKADARQQVFDKTRLWYLPGVEDAILDKALTRLENLNRWVPNMTGTRSSMAAFKALTSKLIGRFAASAMLATRDVYGDEPLTRYQAQLVVPEETEHEIAVLKGIATAFVMAPRDAAAAQATDGNQQEILEFLVHALFDNPGYLDPVFAADLQELGRNDDAARLRLVIDQVACLTDRSAVALFKRITGTHWAVGDKPLW; this is encoded by the coding sequence ATGAGCAGCACCTTCACCCCCGAACAGGCCCCCACCCCCGGCTATAGCGCAGCGGACGCCGAACGCTGGGTTCCTGAACACCATAAGTTTGTCTATCGCTCACCCTTTGAACGCGATCGGGCCCGCGTGCTGCACTCGTCCGCCCTGCGCCGTCTCGGAGCTAAAACCCAGGTAGTTGACCCCGACACCGACGATTTTGTGCGCACCCGCCTGACGCATTCCCTTGAAGTTGCCCAGATTGGCCGCGAGCTGGGGCGCATGTTGGGCTGCGACCCCGATGTTGTCGATACGGCCTGTCTCTCCCACGACCTTGGACACCCGCCCTTTGGGCACAACGGTGAAACCGCCCTCGACCGGCTAGCGGCGGACGCCGGTGGTTTTGAGGGTAACGCCCAAACCCTGCGCCTGCTCACCCGCCTTGAACCCAAGGTAATTAGGCACGACGGCGGTTCTGCCGGGCTAAACCTGACCCGAGCGTCCTTGGACGCAACCTGCAAGTACCCCTGGACCCGCTCCCAGGCCCCCGTCCGCACCGACGGCAAACCCAACCGCAAATTTGGTGTCTATGCCGACGACCTACCGGTCTTCGAATGGCTCCGTGCCGGGGCCGCTGAAGCCGGGGCTACTCCCACCCAAAAATGCTTAGAGGCCCAGGTTATGGACCTCGCCGACGACATCTCCTACTCGGTGCACGATGTGGAGGACGCCGTCTTCGGTGGGCACGTGCAGCTTGATGACCTGAAAAAGGCGGACGCCCGCCAGCAGGTTTTCGACAAAACCCGGCTCTGGTACCTGCCCGGGGTTGAGGACGCCATCCTCGACAAAGCACTAACCCGCTTAGAGAACCTCAACCGCTGGGTGCCGAATATGACGGGGACCCGCTCGTCCATGGCGGCTTTCAAGGCCCTTACTTCTAAACTCATTGGGCGTTTTGCTGCCAGCGCCATGCTGGCAACCCGCGACGTCTACGGGGACGAACCGCTCACCCGCTACCAGGCCCAGCTGGTGGTGCCCGAAGAAACCGAGCACGAAATCGCCGTGCTCAAGGGCATCGCTACCGCTTTTGTCATGGCTCCTCGCGACGCAGCAGCCGCCCAGGCAACCGACGGGAACCAACAGGAAATCCTCGAATTTCTAGTCCACGCCCTCTTCGATAACCCCGGCTACCTTGACCCGGTTTTTGCCGCCGACCTGCAAGAACTTGGCCGTAACGATGACGCCGCCCGCCTGCGCTTGGTCATTGACCAGGTCGCCTGCCTGACCGACCGCTCCGCGGTCGCCCTCTTCAAACGAATCACAGGAACCCACTGGGCGGTTGGCGACAAACCGCTGTGGTAA
- a CDS encoding DUF6176 family protein, whose amino-acid sequence MYIETIFAETIDGVDYLYWYSVRGEAGLEQKVTESEHWLDEKHVEYWRECIDPTYPPQDLLPRVHMLPDRVLASMKPLPQ is encoded by the coding sequence ATGTACATTGAGACAATTTTTGCTGAAACAATTGATGGCGTCGATTACCTGTACTGGTATTCAGTGCGTGGGGAGGCCGGCTTGGAACAGAAGGTCACTGAGTCTGAGCACTGGTTGGACGAGAAACACGTTGAGTACTGGCGCGAATGTATTGACCCTACGTACCCACCCCAAGATCTGTTGCCGCGCGTGCACATGCTGCCTGACCGCGTCCTTGCTTCCATGAAACCTCTGCCCCAATAA
- a CDS encoding sulfurtransferase TusA family protein — protein sequence MAQRILETDGLICPFPVQEAKAAMTELSSGDELVINFDCTQGTEAIPRWAAENGYGTKNFVKRGPAEWSITVIKA from the coding sequence ATGGCACAGCGAATCCTCGAAACAGATGGTCTGATTTGCCCTTTCCCCGTCCAAGAAGCCAAAGCAGCCATGACTGAGCTTAGCTCCGGCGACGAACTGGTTATTAACTTTGACTGTACCCAGGGCACTGAAGCAATTCCGAGGTGGGCAGCTGAGAACGGTTACGGAACGAAAAACTTTGTTAAACGTGGCCCTGCTGAGTGGAGTATCACGGTCATCAAGGCATAA